A region of Helicoverpa zea isolate HzStark_Cry1AcR chromosome 16, ilHelZeax1.1, whole genome shotgun sequence DNA encodes the following proteins:
- the LOC124637517 gene encoding putative polypeptide N-acetylgalactosaminyltransferase 9 yields the protein MRREGIVRARLLPIPHVKTPIVLYLDSHCECAEGWLEPLLKRIKENPNAVVSPVIDHIHETTFEYIAQGVNDLRLGGFNWDLRFNWIGIPQEEYARRTNHLAPISTPTIAGGLFAIHVDFFKRIGYYDEGFEIWGAENLELSFKTWMCGGTLEMIPCSHVGHIFRKRIPYEETVKTLKRNYVRLATVWLDEYAQYYFERIGNDKGDYGNVSSRIELRKKLNCKSFRWYLENIYPQLEMPDKFAASGQIYSISSPGICLDAQIVTLDSFQDNVKLLPCHFQGGNQFWTYTKIGEIRHDQLCLDYLYNSIALFFCRNTASQVWLYNEKSHTIRHMQTEHCLSIAEFPEGLKVVLITCSPSVSQKWVIEHFKYERLEEQMQLGIAEYQKLTNL from the exons ATGCGTCGAGAAGGAATCGTTAGAGCAAGATTATTGCCCATACCTCATGTGAAGACTCCTATAGTATTGTATCTTGATAGCCACTGTGAATGTGCTGAAG GATGGTTAGAACCACTACTAAAACGCATCAAAGAAAACCCAAACGCAGTAGTCAGTCCAGTAATCGATCATATCCACGAAACTACTTTTGAGTACATCGCACAAGGGGTCAACGACCTCCGACTAGGAGGCTTCAATTGGGACCTTCGTTTCAACTGGATTGGTATACCACAAGAGGAGTACGCAAGAAGAACCAATCATTTAGCTCCTATTAGTACTCCCACAATAGCTGGAGGACTTTTCGCAATACACGTAGATTTCTTCAAAAGAATTGGGTACTACGACGAAGGTTTTGAAATATGGGGAGCAGAAAACTTAGAATTGTCGTTCAAAACTTGGATGTGTGGCGGGACTTTGGAAATGATTCCTTGTTCGCATGTCGGACATATTTTTAGAAAGAGGATACCGTATGAGGAAACAGTAAAAACTTTGAAGAGGAATTACGTGAGGTTGGCTacg GTATGGCTTGACGAATATGCACAATATTACTTTGAAAGAATTGGAAACGATAAAGGTGATTACGGCAACGTGTCTTCAAGAATAGAACTCCGGaagaaattaaattgtaaatcgTTCAGGTggtatttagaaaatatttacccACAACTGGAAATGCCTGATAAGTTCGCTGCTAGTGGCCAA ATCTACAGTATCAGCAGTCCTGGTATTTGCTTAGACGCGCAGATAGTAACTTTGGATAGTTTCCAAGATAATGTCAAGCTATTACCCTGTCACTTTCAAGGTGGAAATCAG ttttggaCGTACACCAAAATTGGAGAAATACGCCACGATCAGTTATGTCTCGACTACTTGTACAATTCAATCGCTTTGTTCTTCTGTAGGAATACAGCGTCGCAAGTTTGGTTGTACAATGAAAAG tcgCACACCATAAGGCATATGCAGACTGAACATTGTTTAAGTATAGCGGAATTCCCAGAAGGTTTGAAGGTCGTGTTGATAACATGCTCTCCATCAGTATCACAAAAATGGGTCATAGAACATTTTAAATACGAGAGACTGGAGGAACAAATGCAACTTGGGATAGCGGAATATCAAAAACTGACAAATCTTTAG